Part of the Paludisphaera borealis genome, CCATTTCAACCCCCTGCCCCCAACCCGACGTCCAATGGACACATCCCGCCGAACTTTGCCCGCCTAGGCTTGACTTTCCGCCGCCCAAACCCCAGAATGATTTCTCAACGCTCAAGGGCGTCACCCCTCGCCGGAGTGGTGGAATTGGCAGACACGCTAGCTTGAGGGGCTAGTCCGCTTCACGGCGGGTGCAGGTTCAAGTCCTGTCTCCGGCATTCTTTACGTCAACGAAAAAACCCCGGTCTTCACCGGGGTTTTTTCGTGCGCGCCGGTTGGTCGGTCGTCCCGGTTATCCGTCCCTGCCTCGCCCCTTCGCTCCGGAAAACCGCTTAATTCTCCGCGGTCTCGTAGTACATTCCCTTTATGGGACGTCGCCGCCGACGCGGCGACGTCCCCTTAGCCGAGTGTTTGGCTCAAGGAGTGGTGAGTTCCTTGACCAGGCGGTCGGCGCGGTAGACGGAGCGGAGGGCTTCCATGATGCCTCGCGAGTCGACGGAGACGGCGCGGGCGGTCTTGTCGTCGTAACCGAAGTCGAGGATCAGCGATTGGACGTTACCGTCGAAGATCAGGCCCACGACCTCATTGTCGCGATTCACGACCGGGCTGCCGGAATTGCCGCCGATGATGTCGGCCGTCGAGACGAAGTTCAACGGCGTCTGGAGATTCAACCGCTCCGCCCGGCGCGCCTCGTGCCACGACTTGGGGAGCGCGTACGGCGGCTTCTCGCCATGCGCCTTGGCGTGCTCGAAGGCGCCCTCGACGACGGTGAAAGGCGGGACGGCCGCGCCGTCGACCTCGTAGCCCTTGACGACGCCGAAAGCCAGCCGCAGCGTGAACGTCGCATCGGGATAAACCGAGTCGCCCCGCTCCTCGAACAGAGCCTTGGCGATCAGGGCGTAATTCGCCGCCTCGACTCCCTCGACCTTGTCCTCGCGCTCCTTGCGGAGCCGCCTCGACTCGGGATCGACCAGGAGGGCCAGCTTGATCATCGGGTCGTCCGACTTCTCGATCGCCTCCTTGCCTCCCTCTGCCAGCTTGCGGCGCACGGCGACGTCGCCCAGCTTCGTGCCCGAAACCAGCGCGGCCGCCGCCTCGGCCGGCGTGCGACCGTCGAGAACCCGGGCGAGCAGCGGGTCGTTGGGCTCGATCTGCTTCCAGTAGCCGAGCGAGAACGCGAGCTTCGCCTTCTCGAAATCGGGATAGATCGGCGCTTCGGAGAACAGCTCCAGTTCGAGCGAGGCCAGGCCCGAATCGCGATACTCCTTCAGGCGGTCGGCGTTCGGCTTGGGCTTCTCCTCGGCGAGCCTCACGAGTTCGCGGGCGATCCCGAAATGCTGCGAATCGATGGCCCGTCCGCGCTCCAGAAGGGCGAGCGGCCTGGCGATCGCGGCCATCGCCTTCTGAGCCTCGGCGATGCGATCCCAGGCCTCGCCGTAGGCCGCCTGCTTCTTGGGGTCGGCGGCCACGCTCTTGCGCAGGTCGTTCTCGGCCTCTTGCTTCTTGGCGAGGAACGCCGGGTCTTGCAACCCCTTGAAACCGCCCAGCCGCGCCTTGCGGCTGTTCTGGATCGAGAACAACTCCTCCTTCGACTGGCGGAACTCCTCATCCCCGCGACGGCCGAAGTCGAGCAGGAACGCCTCCTTGGCGTGGAGCCAGTCGAGCAGGCTCGGAAATCCGAGGTCGCGCAGATACGCGATGCTGGCCATCGTGTTCAGCCGGTCGGTCCGGCCGGGGTGCCCGGCGACGAACACGAGTTCGCCGTCCTTGCTGCCGTTGGCGCTCCACTTCAGGTGGTTGGCGATCTTCGCCGGCTTGCCGT contains:
- a CDS encoding S46 family peptidase, which produces MSFTVTRGDEGMWVFNNLPLETLKARHGFTPPAGWAEHLRSSAVRFNNGGSGSFVSADGLIMTNHHVGADTLSKLSTADKDYYRLGYYAQTPEQEAKAPDLELNVLVAIEDVTAAVNAGVKPEMDDAAAATARRKASADIEKASTQKTGLRSDVVTLYQGGRYHLYTYKKYTDVRLVFAPEFDIAFFGGDPDNFEFPRYCLDVCFFRAYEDGKPAKIANHLKWSANGSKDGELVFVAGHPGRTDRLNTMASIAYLRDLGFPSLLDWLHAKEAFLLDFGRRGDEEFRQSKEELFSIQNSRKARLGGFKGLQDPAFLAKKQEAENDLRKSVAADPKKQAAYGEAWDRIAEAQKAMAAIARPLALLERGRAIDSQHFGIARELVRLAEEKPKPNADRLKEYRDSGLASLELELFSEAPIYPDFEKAKLAFSLGYWKQIEPNDPLLARVLDGRTPAEAAAALVSGTKLGDVAVRRKLAEGGKEAIEKSDDPMIKLALLVDPESRRLRKEREDKVEGVEAANYALIAKALFEERGDSVYPDATFTLRLAFGVVKGYEVDGAAVPPFTVVEGAFEHAKAHGEKPPYALPKSWHEARRAERLNLQTPLNFVSTADIIGGNSGSPVVNRDNEVVGLIFDGNVQSLILDFGYDDKTARAVSVDSRGIMEALRSVYRADRLVKELTTP